From a single Gimesia fumaroli genomic region:
- a CDS encoding DUF58 domain-containing protein, with translation MANVEQYLKPEVIQTVARLDLRAKFIVEGFLSGLHASPYHGFSVEFSEHRRYSQGDDPRDIDWQVYAKTDRFYIKKYQAETNLTGYLVLDLSESMAYTYRQKLSKFDYGICLAASLAYMMIHQQDPVGLITFGDRIKNFLPARSKRGQLGNILAMLANSKPSGTTEVSQNIQQIASMIKHRSLLMIFSDLLTDQKGVLDSLQRLRYAGHDVILFHVLDEAEVYFPFEGMVDLKEPEQGDSMVLDAEGMKADYLEAVKELRETYQEKLQAMGVDYVPLDTSMPFDKALIEYLSQRKARF, from the coding sequence ATGGCCAATGTGGAACAATATCTCAAACCTGAAGTGATACAGACAGTTGCGCGCCTTGACTTAAGGGCCAAATTCATTGTCGAAGGCTTCCTGAGCGGCCTGCATGCCAGCCCCTATCATGGGTTTAGCGTCGAATTCAGCGAGCACAGACGATATTCGCAGGGAGATGACCCCCGGGATATTGACTGGCAGGTTTATGCCAAAACTGACCGTTTTTATATCAAAAAGTATCAGGCTGAGACCAATCTGACCGGCTATCTTGTTCTCGATTTATCCGAGAGCATGGCTTATACCTACCGGCAAAAGCTTTCCAAATTCGATTATGGAATTTGTCTGGCAGCTTCACTCGCCTATATGATGATCCATCAACAGGATCCCGTTGGATTGATTACGTTCGGCGACCGCATTAAAAATTTTCTTCCCGCGCGGAGTAAAAGAGGACAGTTGGGAAATATCCTGGCGATGCTGGCAAATTCAAAGCCCAGTGGAACGACAGAAGTCTCGCAAAATATTCAGCAGATCGCTTCGATGATCAAACATCGCAGCCTGCTGATGATCTTCTCCGATTTGCTCACCGACCAGAAAGGTGTTCTGGACAGCCTGCAACGACTGCGTTATGCAGGTCATGATGTCATCCTGTTTCATGTGCTGGATGAAGCCGAAGTCTATTTTCCGTTCGAAGGCATGGTCGATCTGAAAGAACCCGAACAGGGAGACTCTATGGTTCTGGATGCCGAAGGCATGAAAGCCGACTATCTTGAAGCCGTAAAGGAATTGAGAGAAACCTATCAGGAAAAGCTGCAGGCAATGGGCGTCGATTATGTTCCCCTCGATACCAGCATGCCGTTCGATAAAGCATTGATCGAATATTTATCGCAGAGAAAAGCCCGCTTCTAG
- a CDS encoding ABC transporter ATP-binding protein produces MDNESVIQVSNLTKIYRDFWGRKKVRALNSLSLEVKKGEIFGLLGPNGSGKTTTLKLLLGLLFPSEGEIKVLGEPATNVEKNERIGYLPEESYLYRFLNAEETLDFYGRLFKMSAKERRERAAELIEKVGLGHAKRRQLKEYSKGMTRRIGLAQALINNPDLVMLDEPTSGLDPLGTDDMKRMILELKEQGKTVLMCSHLLADVQDVCDRIAILYGGELKVMGRVEDLLKEQEETQILTSRLSEEAIKEIEQVVAKHNGKVDSVDHPTATLESLFLKTVQESKERPGQRFVPESEEKKASE; encoded by the coding sequence ATGGACAACGAGTCAGTCATTCAGGTCAGCAACCTGACAAAGATCTATCGTGATTTCTGGGGCCGCAAAAAAGTTCGGGCCCTTAACTCATTGAGCCTCGAAGTGAAAAAAGGGGAGATCTTTGGTCTTCTGGGTCCCAACGGTTCAGGAAAAACAACGACCCTGAAGCTCCTGCTGGGGCTGCTGTTTCCCTCTGAAGGCGAAATTAAAGTCCTCGGAGAACCCGCAACCAATGTCGAAAAGAACGAACGCATCGGTTACCTGCCTGAAGAATCCTATCTGTATCGCTTTTTGAACGCGGAAGAAACACTCGATTTTTACGGACGGCTCTTCAAAATGTCGGCCAAGGAACGCCGCGAGCGAGCAGCCGAGCTGATTGAAAAAGTCGGCCTGGGTCACGCCAAACGACGTCAGCTGAAAGAATATTCAAAAGGGATGACTCGCCGTATCGGTCTGGCACAGGCACTTATCAACAACCCGGACCTGGTCATGCTGGACGAACCCACAAGTGGTCTCGACCCACTTGGTACCGACGACATGAAACGCATGATCCTGGAACTGAAAGAACAAGGGAAAACAGTCTTAATGTGTAGCCACCTGTTGGCAGACGTGCAGGATGTCTGCGACCGGATCGCCATTCTCTATGGTGGTGAATTGAAAGTCATGGGACGCGTGGAAGACCTGCTGAAAGAACAGGAAGAAACACAAATCCTCACCTCGCGCCTGAGTGAAGAAGCAATCAAGGAAATTGAACAGGTCGTTGCCAAACACAATGGTAAAGTCGACTCGGTCGACCATCCGACCGCGACTCTCGAATCTCTGTTCCTGAAAACAGTGCAGGAAAGTAAAGAGCGTCCGGGGCAGCGATTCGTTCCCGAATCGGAAGAGAAAAAAGCTTCAGAGTAA
- the dnaG gene encoding DNA primase, producing the protein MSPGFDQNFKELVRQRTNIVELVSESVQLVQNGRDFKCICPFHNDHNPSLVVYPDRGTWRCWVCNTGGDCFSWVEKYDDVSFFEALKILAEKANLELPKLSPGANQAARSNQLEKASLFDVMKWAEAQFHHCLLETPEGEFARRYLMEERGYTEETIKQFRLGFHPDNWQWLVNRAQGIYAAPLLAEARLIFKKENHTRYSDYFVNRVMFPVRDERKRVVAFGGRILPGSGSEGLAKYFNSPESIIFTKSKLLFGLDEARQRIRETETVVVVEGYTDCITAHQFGVSNVVATLGTALTETHVSYLKRLARKVVLVFDGDNAGQQAAERSLTKFISQEVDLKILTLPAGKDPADFLEEQGAERLKQLIEQAPEAWNFKLNVCVQKFGLESIDGQHRILEEMLELLAASPNLTGKIREDIILRKLADRLGLHEAVVRKRLSEVKQKTSPGIDSSLSSSNSHSIPNTYPSSGDVQEIDNPTKDNQLESELLEIIFVYPECVPQIQQHISPANLKNPQLRFLYQLSIDLTEEGVVPELNRILDRIDDPELKQLVVKIDAHAQEKAIHSKLHTSSASLEGIPHFLKHSIKNLKWREEREHHERTKGLLFQKAQAQSLNSDAKELLKKASEFHQKRNQKNSLEPH; encoded by the coding sequence GTGTCGCCAGGATTTGATCAAAACTTCAAAGAACTGGTCCGCCAGAGAACGAACATCGTAGAGCTGGTTTCCGAATCCGTTCAACTGGTTCAAAACGGCCGCGACTTCAAATGCATCTGCCCCTTTCATAATGACCACAATCCCTCTCTGGTGGTGTACCCTGATCGTGGTACCTGGCGCTGCTGGGTCTGTAATACAGGTGGAGACTGTTTTTCCTGGGTGGAAAAATATGATGACGTCAGTTTCTTTGAAGCGCTCAAAATTCTGGCTGAGAAAGCCAATCTGGAGCTTCCCAAACTATCGCCGGGAGCGAATCAGGCGGCACGGTCAAATCAACTTGAAAAAGCCTCATTATTCGATGTGATGAAGTGGGCCGAGGCGCAATTTCATCATTGTCTGCTGGAGACACCCGAGGGAGAATTTGCGCGCCGGTATTTGATGGAAGAGCGTGGCTACACAGAAGAAACCATCAAACAGTTTCGTCTGGGCTTTCATCCTGATAACTGGCAATGGCTGGTGAATCGGGCACAAGGTATCTATGCGGCTCCATTATTAGCCGAAGCCCGATTAATTTTCAAAAAAGAGAATCATACACGATATTCCGATTATTTCGTCAATCGGGTGATGTTTCCGGTTCGCGACGAACGGAAACGCGTTGTTGCTTTTGGGGGACGTATTCTCCCGGGGAGCGGTTCCGAGGGTCTGGCGAAGTATTTTAATAGTCCCGAGAGTATTATCTTTACTAAGAGTAAGCTGTTATTCGGTTTGGATGAGGCGCGACAGAGAATTCGCGAAACAGAAACCGTTGTTGTGGTGGAAGGGTACACCGATTGCATAACCGCTCACCAGTTTGGTGTGTCGAATGTGGTGGCTACTCTGGGAACGGCACTGACCGAAACTCATGTTTCCTATCTGAAGCGACTGGCTCGTAAAGTTGTTCTGGTGTTTGACGGCGACAACGCAGGTCAACAGGCGGCAGAACGATCTTTAACGAAATTTATCTCACAAGAAGTCGATTTAAAAATATTAACATTGCCAGCGGGGAAAGATCCGGCTGATTTTCTGGAAGAACAGGGGGCTGAGCGTTTGAAGCAGCTGATTGAACAAGCCCCTGAAGCATGGAATTTTAAATTGAATGTTTGTGTCCAGAAATTTGGACTGGAGTCAATTGATGGCCAACACCGAATTTTAGAAGAAATGCTTGAGCTTTTGGCGGCAAGCCCTAACCTAACCGGCAAAATTCGTGAAGACATCATATTAAGAAAGTTAGCAGATCGACTGGGTTTACACGAAGCAGTTGTCCGAAAACGACTGAGTGAAGTCAAACAAAAAACAAGCCCAGGCATAGATTCGAGTCTCTCCTCCAGCAATTCCCACTCGATTCCGAATACGTACCCTTCTTCTGGCGATGTCCAGGAAATAGACAATCCAACGAAAGACAATCAACTTGAGAGCGAACTTCTTGAAATTATCTTTGTGTATCCGGAATGCGTCCCACAAATTCAACAACATATTTCCCCTGCCAACTTGAAGAATCCTCAGTTACGGTTTCTCTATCAGTTAAGCATCGATTTAACTGAGGAGGGAGTTGTACCGGAACTGAATCGAATTCTGGATCGAATTGATGATCCCGAATTAAAGCAGCTGGTCGTCAAAATTGACGCGCATGCTCAAGAAAAAGCGATTCATTCAAAACTTCATACCAGTTCGGCCTCTCTTGAGGGAATTCCTCATTTTTTGAAGCATTCCATCAAGAATCTGAAATGGCGGGAAGAACGTGAACACCACGAACGAACCAAGGGACTTCTGTTTCAGAAGGCCCAGGCACAAAGTCTGAATTCCGATGCGAAAGAACTGTTGAAAAAAGCATCTGAATTCCACCAGAAACGAAACCAGAAAAACTCACTTGAGCCCCATTAA
- the rpoD gene encoding RNA polymerase sigma factor RpoD: protein MHRLDARLNELIENGKKQGYLTYDQVSAYLPDEAVNPEKLDNLLLTIEEIELDIIPDQVITVLQPEKAKGGRSRTVDDTSRRIDDPVRMYLTQMGEIPLLTRDEEIRLAKKIEITRRRFRRELLSSDYAMRQAIEILDKVHKTELPFDRTIKVSVTEGLEKNQILGRMPHNLKTLEFLGQKNAGDFERFVNPELTKTERREAYASLQKRRRKMATLIEELSLRTQRLQIGMKRLEQISHRMTELEDQIRDMNDLRAKDSKDDRGNLDRELQDLVSMTMETPETLRERIKAVKQRYLDYETAMRELSGGNLRLVVSIAKKYRNRGLSFLDLIQEGNTGLMRAVDKYEYRRGYKFSTYATWWIRQAITRAIADQARTIRIPVHMIETMSKLRKVSKQLLQENGREPTMEETAEVAGISLEETRRVLKISRHPISLDRPVGESEDSYFGDFIEDSDSDSPVNTASQEMLKDKIDHVLKTLTYREREIIKLRFGLGDGYTYTLEEVGRIFKVTRERVRQIEAKAVRKLQHPVRSKQLQGFIEGLAPDWGQAESSEEEVDATASASI from the coding sequence GTGCACCGACTCGACGCCCGATTGAATGAACTAATTGAAAATGGTAAGAAGCAGGGATATCTGACTTATGATCAGGTCAGCGCTTATCTTCCCGATGAAGCCGTGAACCCTGAAAAGCTGGATAACCTCCTGCTGACCATTGAGGAGATTGAATTAGATATCATTCCCGATCAGGTCATCACTGTGTTACAGCCGGAGAAGGCCAAAGGAGGCCGGTCTCGTACGGTGGATGATACCTCCCGTCGGATTGATGACCCCGTGCGTATGTATCTGACGCAGATGGGAGAAATCCCACTGTTGACGCGCGATGAGGAAATTCGTCTTGCGAAAAAGATCGAAATTACCCGTCGTCGTTTCCGTCGCGAGTTGCTCAGCAGTGACTATGCCATGAGGCAGGCGATCGAGATTCTGGACAAAGTTCATAAAACTGAACTGCCCTTCGACAGAACGATCAAAGTTTCTGTTACCGAAGGACTGGAAAAGAACCAGATTCTTGGCCGGATGCCCCATAACCTGAAGACTCTGGAATTTCTCGGTCAAAAAAATGCGGGTGACTTTGAGCGATTTGTGAATCCTGAATTGACCAAAACGGAACGCCGTGAAGCCTATGCCTCTCTGCAAAAGCGTCGTCGCAAGATGGCAACTCTGATTGAAGAGTTGAGTCTGCGGACGCAACGCCTTCAGATTGGCATGAAACGTCTGGAGCAGATTTCGCATCGGATGACGGAACTGGAAGATCAGATTCGTGACATGAATGATCTGAGAGCCAAAGACAGTAAGGATGATCGTGGGAATCTGGATCGGGAACTTCAAGATCTGGTTTCGATGACCATGGAGACTCCTGAAACACTTCGGGAACGAATCAAAGCCGTCAAACAACGGTATCTCGATTACGAAACCGCGATGCGGGAGCTTTCGGGCGGAAACCTGCGTCTGGTTGTTTCGATTGCCAAAAAATATCGGAATCGTGGCTTAAGCTTCCTGGACCTGATTCAGGAAGGCAACACCGGTTTGATGCGAGCCGTCGATAAATATGAATACCGTCGCGGTTATAAATTCTCGACATATGCAACCTGGTGGATTCGTCAGGCTATCACTCGTGCGATTGCTGATCAGGCACGCACAATTCGAATTCCGGTTCACATGATCGAGACGATGTCCAAATTGCGAAAAGTCAGCAAGCAGTTGTTACAGGAAAATGGACGCGAGCCGACCATGGAAGAGACTGCCGAAGTCGCCGGCATCAGTCTGGAAGAAACGCGTCGTGTGCTGAAAATTTCCCGGCATCCCATCAGCCTGGATCGTCCTGTGGGTGAAAGTGAAGACAGTTACTTCGGTGACTTTATTGAGGATTCCGATTCGGATAGTCCCGTTAACACTGCCAGCCAGGAAATGTTGAAAGACAAAATTGACCATGTATTGAAGACACTGACTTATCGAGAGCGTGAAATTATCAAGCTGCGATTTGGTCTAGGCGATGGATATACTTACACACTCGAAGAAGTCGGCCGGATTTTCAAAGTGACACGCGAGCGTGTTCGGCAGATCGAAGCCAAGG
- a CDS encoding DUF1549 and DUF1553 domain-containing protein: MRQRFRIPGLFVVTCCMWISSNTTSAHERFKLKEEPITESDRAHWSFQPIRRPDLPAVKKRGWSRTPIDRFILARLEAEGLQPAHAADRTTLIRRLYFDVIGLPPMPKDVDRFLADQSDDAYEKLVDRLLASDHFGERWAQHWLDLARFAETDGYEHDKIRPHAWKYRDWVIKALNADMPYDQFVRWQLAGDVIAPENSDAKIATAFCLSGPDMPDINSQEERRHTLLNEMTSTVGSVFMALQMGCAQCHDHKYDPISTIDFYRMRAFFEPAVKPVRNQSVLMLASTGKPGKPSHVMIRGDWRQPGPKVQPAFLRVANLKDLNVESSDARQQRLAFARWLTQDEHPLTSRVIVNRIWQHHFGRGLSTSPSDFGTMGESPSHPELLDWLSAELIASDWKMKSLHRLILTSSVYRQAGKPALDSSNSSKAWQQSLKVDPENTLLSRFPRQRLDAEVIRDAMLAISGTLSSKTGGRGVMPPLPHELRATLLKNQWKTSPNQDDHYRRSIYVFARRNLRYPLFDVFDRPDANTSCSRRGTSTTAPQSLLMLNSESSLKSARELAGFIWNQVGSDVNAQVTLLIRRALGRVPTQAEQAELVAFLKSQRALLSAEKRSTSKLLLPVSTAEMKDVYAGAALTDLCLAILNTSEFIYID, encoded by the coding sequence ATGAGACAGCGATTTCGAATTCCAGGGTTGTTTGTGGTGACCTGTTGTATGTGGATTTCTTCTAATACGACCAGCGCCCACGAACGGTTCAAGCTGAAAGAAGAACCGATCACTGAATCTGACCGCGCGCACTGGTCGTTTCAGCCGATCCGAAGACCTGACTTGCCGGCTGTCAAAAAGCGTGGATGGTCGCGGACTCCCATCGATCGATTTATTCTAGCCAGGCTGGAAGCGGAAGGTTTGCAGCCGGCGCATGCCGCTGATCGGACAACACTCATTCGCCGTTTGTATTTTGATGTGATCGGTCTGCCTCCGATGCCGAAAGACGTTGATCGGTTTCTGGCGGATCAGTCAGATGATGCCTACGAGAAGCTGGTAGATCGGTTACTCGCCTCAGATCATTTTGGCGAGCGCTGGGCACAACACTGGTTGGATCTGGCGCGTTTTGCAGAGACGGATGGCTATGAACATGACAAGATCCGGCCTCATGCCTGGAAGTACCGTGACTGGGTGATTAAAGCGTTAAACGCCGACATGCCTTATGATCAATTTGTTCGCTGGCAACTGGCGGGTGATGTGATTGCACCGGAGAACTCGGACGCGAAAATCGCGACCGCCTTTTGTCTTTCCGGTCCCGATATGCCTGATATCAATTCTCAGGAAGAACGCCGACATACCTTGTTGAACGAGATGACATCAACGGTTGGCTCGGTTTTCATGGCACTGCAGATGGGATGTGCACAATGTCACGATCACAAGTATGATCCCATTAGTACAATCGACTTTTATCGTATGCGTGCTTTTTTTGAACCGGCGGTCAAACCGGTGCGGAATCAATCAGTATTGATGCTGGCGTCGACAGGGAAGCCGGGTAAGCCGAGCCATGTGATGATTCGAGGAGACTGGCGACAGCCTGGGCCCAAAGTTCAGCCTGCGTTTTTACGCGTTGCGAATCTGAAAGATCTGAATGTCGAATCCAGCGATGCCAGACAGCAGCGGTTGGCATTTGCCCGCTGGCTTACACAAGATGAGCATCCGCTGACGTCGCGCGTGATCGTGAACCGGATCTGGCAGCATCATTTTGGGCGTGGTCTTTCCACGTCGCCCAGTGATTTTGGCACGATGGGCGAATCACCTTCCCATCCGGAATTGCTGGACTGGCTGTCGGCAGAACTGATTGCATCCGATTGGAAAATGAAATCGCTGCATCGTTTGATTCTGACTTCTAGTGTCTATCGTCAGGCTGGCAAACCGGCTTTGGATTCATCGAATTCTAGCAAAGCGTGGCAGCAGTCATTAAAGGTCGATCCGGAGAACACGTTACTCTCGCGATTCCCGCGCCAGCGACTGGATGCTGAAGTGATCCGGGATGCAATGCTGGCGATCAGTGGTACGCTTTCCAGTAAAACCGGCGGTCGAGGCGTGATGCCTCCTTTGCCGCATGAGTTGCGGGCAACGCTGCTCAAAAATCAATGGAAGACAAGCCCGAATCAAGACGATCATTATCGACGCAGTATTTATGTCTTCGCGCGACGCAATTTGCGCTACCCTCTGTTTGATGTGTTTGATCGTCCCGATGCGAACACGAGTTGTTCGCGACGCGGCACCTCGACGACGGCACCACAGTCGTTGCTGATGTTGAATTCAGAAAGCTCTCTCAAGTCGGCACGGGAACTGGCCGGTTTCATCTGGAATCAGGTAGGCTCTGATGTGAACGCACAGGTGACATTGCTTATTCGTCGTGCGTTGGGACGTGTGCCCACTCAAGCAGAACAGGCAGAACTGGTTGCTTTCCTGAAGTCACAACGTGCTCTGCTTTCTGCTGAAAAACGAAGCACCTCAAAGCTGTTGCTCCCTGTTTCGACTGCAGAGATGAAAGACGTCTATGCAGGGGCGGCTTTGACAGATCTCTGTCTGGCGATTCTGAATACGAGCGAATTCATCTATATCGATTAG
- a CDS encoding ABC transporter permease — protein MFIALFVCLAVSLITRGGKGFVDVFWGVLDFFVQIVHISCRRIWSLAVLTIRESLRQKILFVFIIFAALFMFAGWFLSGAADRPDLQVQSYIDFVLKATSWLVLPIMLLLSCWSLPEDIRLRTIHTVVTKPVYRIEIVIGRMLGFTLLGTSILVVMGAIGYVWIIRQVPESAQENLVSKVPIYGAISFTDREGAPTTSGINVGDIWMYRSYIEGATKASAIYKFKGIDESDAIDDQLNLQSSFEAFRTHKGNMEQGGILYELTFVNPDKDLRVKYDPMINKEYSDNQILIDRTIVEKNNEGKDVEYDIFDDLVDDNGDLTVEVRCLEAGQLLGMARPDLFVRTPDRAFLVGYSKAVLGIWLPMVLVIMLGVTISCFVKGPVAILTTLTIVTVGFMSKEYMNEILSGQMEASGAIEAWYRLLTHMNSQTELPAGPVRTMIEFVDGGIINFLWLCQQVIPNFGIFSNMREYVIKGFDVSWSAALLPGIVTTAAYILPCLLISFYSLKLRELEAK, from the coding sequence ATGTTCATTGCCCTTTTTGTCTGTCTCGCCGTGAGTCTGATCACGCGTGGCGGCAAAGGGTTTGTCGATGTTTTCTGGGGAGTCCTGGACTTTTTCGTCCAGATCGTCCACATTTCCTGCCGCCGCATCTGGTCTCTCGCTGTGTTGACGATTCGTGAATCATTACGGCAGAAAATTCTGTTTGTCTTCATTATTTTTGCCGCACTGTTCATGTTTGCCGGCTGGTTTCTTTCCGGAGCCGCCGATCGACCTGACCTGCAGGTCCAGTCCTACATCGATTTCGTATTAAAGGCCACCAGCTGGCTTGTACTTCCGATTATGCTGCTGCTCTCCTGCTGGTCCCTGCCTGAAGACATTCGGCTCAGAACCATTCATACCGTTGTCACAAAGCCCGTCTACCGCATTGAAATCGTGATCGGCAGAATGCTCGGCTTCACCCTGCTAGGCACATCCATTCTGGTTGTGATGGGTGCCATTGGATATGTCTGGATCATTCGACAGGTTCCAGAATCTGCCCAGGAAAATCTGGTCTCCAAAGTTCCCATTTATGGTGCAATCTCCTTCACCGACCGTGAAGGTGCCCCCACCACATCCGGGATCAATGTCGGAGATATCTGGATGTACCGCAGCTACATCGAAGGTGCCACCAAGGCCAGTGCCATCTACAAATTCAAGGGGATCGACGAAAGTGATGCCATCGACGATCAACTGAATCTGCAGTCATCGTTCGAGGCATTTCGAACCCATAAAGGGAATATGGAACAGGGGGGAATTCTCTATGAACTCACCTTTGTAAACCCCGACAAAGATCTGCGCGTCAAATATGACCCGATGATCAATAAAGAATATTCTGACAATCAGATCTTGATTGATCGTACGATCGTTGAAAAAAACAATGAAGGCAAAGACGTCGAGTACGACATTTTTGACGACCTGGTGGATGACAATGGTGATCTGACCGTGGAAGTCAGGTGTCTGGAAGCAGGGCAATTACTGGGTATGGCCCGGCCTGACCTCTTTGTACGAACACCAGACCGCGCCTTCCTGGTAGGCTATTCCAAAGCGGTCCTGGGGATCTGGTTGCCGATGGTGCTGGTGATCATGCTCGGCGTGACCATCAGTTGCTTTGTCAAAGGCCCCGTTGCCATCCTGACAACCCTGACCATTGTGACCGTCGGATTCATGTCTAAAGAGTACATGAACGAAATTTTAAGTGGCCAGATGGAAGCCTCCGGCGCGATCGAAGCCTGGTATCGCTTATTAACTCATATGAATTCTCAAACAGAACTCCCTGCTGGTCCCGTAAGAACTATGATCGAGTTTGTGGACGGTGGTATTATTAACTTCCTCTGGCTCTGCCAGCAGGTCATCCCTAATTTCGGAATTTTCTCAAACATGCGGGAATATGTGATCAAAGGGTTCGATGTTTCCTGGAGTGCAGCTCTGCTGCCCGGCATCGTCACGACCGCAGCCTATATTCTTCCTTGCTTACTTATTTCGTTTTATAGCTTGAAACTTCGCGAATTGGAGGCGAAATGA
- a CDS encoding LamG domain-containing protein, with product MRKMMYLLLLAVCWATVLNVSDVRAEDDALLGEWRLQGDARDQSRFQNHGVNRGVMLQPGQPAKFDGRKAFIQVPDSESLHLGTGEFSIAMTVNTSADLDDVIGSLLSKYDSKARRGFQLSIKNHAGVTSSQSNDRHLQFGIDNGKIDAGWTDHGQLGEAVLVYSMAVYNGQLFAGTCVPGEKAAGRVFRFAGGKKWIDCRAPDLCNAVNSLAVYNGQLYAGTGKYRLKGSSLSESDNPHFGGNVYRYEGDGKWAHCGQLPGVEAINGMVVFKGKLYASSMYTPAAFFRYDGGTKWTSCGVPDGKRVESMAVYNGDLYATSYDAGAVFRYDGKHWTPAGKVGESTQTYGFTVYAGDLYVSEWPHAEVYRYAGKNEWKLAGRLGNEKESMPLAVYNGKMYAGSLPLAEVYRYDGGVDWTNTGRLDMTPDVKYRRVWSMAVYQGRLFAGTLPAGRVHSIEAGKSATYDTALKPGWRQIVAVKEKNRLKLYVDGALVATSSRFDPADYDLTNDKPLEIGFGAHDYFNGNMKDVKLYRRALTADEIQQYYAASAD from the coding sequence ATGAGAAAAATGATGTACCTGCTGTTGTTGGCTGTGTGCTGGGCAACGGTGTTGAATGTGTCTGATGTCAGAGCGGAAGATGATGCGTTGCTTGGTGAATGGCGCTTGCAGGGAGATGCCCGCGATCAGAGCCGTTTTCAGAATCATGGTGTGAATCGAGGCGTGATGCTTCAGCCCGGGCAGCCAGCGAAATTTGACGGGCGAAAGGCATTCATTCAAGTTCCCGATTCAGAGTCGTTGCATTTGGGAACTGGCGAGTTCTCGATTGCGATGACAGTGAATACGAGTGCGGACCTGGACGATGTGATTGGCAGTCTGCTCAGCAAGTATGATTCGAAGGCCCGTCGCGGGTTTCAGTTGAGCATTAAAAATCATGCCGGCGTGACCAGTAGTCAATCGAATGATCGGCATCTGCAGTTTGGAATCGACAATGGAAAAATTGATGCAGGCTGGACGGATCACGGTCAATTAGGAGAGGCAGTTCTGGTTTACAGTATGGCCGTTTATAACGGGCAGCTCTTTGCCGGCACTTGTGTTCCGGGAGAGAAGGCCGCCGGTCGTGTGTTCCGGTTTGCTGGCGGGAAGAAGTGGATTGATTGTCGTGCGCCGGATTTATGCAACGCAGTGAATTCTCTGGCGGTCTATAACGGGCAGCTGTATGCGGGGACGGGCAAGTATCGTTTGAAAGGTTCTTCGCTGTCTGAATCAGACAACCCGCATTTCGGCGGTAATGTGTACCGCTATGAAGGAGACGGCAAGTGGGCACACTGTGGTCAGTTACCGGGAGTGGAAGCGATTAACGGGATGGTCGTTTTTAAGGGCAAACTGTATGCCTCTTCGATGTATACACCGGCTGCATTTTTTCGTTACGACGGCGGTACAAAGTGGACTTCGTGCGGTGTGCCGGATGGAAAACGTGTGGAATCGATGGCCGTCTATAATGGCGATTTGTATGCGACCAGCTATGATGCCGGCGCAGTTTTTCGCTATGACGGGAAGCACTGGACGCCTGCGGGGAAGGTCGGGGAGTCCACACAGACTTACGGCTTTACGGTTTACGCAGGGGATCTCTATGTGAGTGAATGGCCACACGCGGAAGTCTATCGCTATGCAGGCAAGAATGAGTGGAAGCTGGCGGGGCGGTTGGGTAACGAGAAAGAGAGTATGCCACTGGCGGTGTATAACGGCAAGATGTATGCCGGCTCATTGCCGCTGGCGGAAGTCTATCGTTATGACGGCGGCGTAGACTGGACGAATACCGGTCGCCTCGACATGACGCCTGATGTGAAATACCGTCGTGTCTGGTCGATGGCCGTTTACCAGGGGCGGTTGTTTGCAGGCACGTTACCGGCGGGGCGAGTCCATTCCATCGAGGCCGGCAAGAGTGCAACTTATGATACTGCACTCAAACCGGGGTGGCGCCAGATTGTAGCAGTCAAAGAGAAGAATCGGTTGAAGCTGTATGTTGATGGCGCGCTGGTGGCAACGTCATCCCGCTTCGATCCGGCCGACTATGATCTGACGAATGACAAGCCGCTTGAGATCGGGTTTGGGGCACACGATTACTTCAACGGCAATATGAAAGATGTGAAACTTTATCGGCGTGCTTTGACGGCGGATGAGATTCAGCAATACTATGCTGCGAGTGCGGATTGA